One part of the Humulus lupulus chromosome 9, drHumLupu1.1, whole genome shotgun sequence genome encodes these proteins:
- the LOC133800235 gene encoding uncharacterized protein LOC133800235 — translation MRLKHKLKRFNMDCIGDIGVHFQKAKDQFQEALFLAQHHPSNLMFQDNVKITAENFRIQEQRYHSFLTQRSKINWLRQGDMNTAFFHACLKKRKEANRIATFINEQGRVVDTYFEVVSHFLNHFRDIMGSPSFASKVLNKQCVDMGLKLSLDQQLLLLKPFTHKEIRAAMFSISSIKTPGPDGYGSAFFKVMWQDIGDEVCRAIGQFFETDFIPEELLNTSLSLIPKVDNPIRAVDYRAIAWSLSSVKIIKSVIGEFSSVTGLQINESKSQVFFGGVLAAEKMQMSAELNLSEGSFPLKYLGVPMRPTKWKHEDYDIIIQKIKMRLHTWASRHLSFAGRMQLIHLVLFGLRNYWMSIFVLPQSIIKEVERLCRGFLWGVNGNRCKIHMASREKVCLPKAYGGLGLKNGQIWNYAILAKYIWAISEKHDLLWVKWINSIYLKGSDFWSYRLPPDTSWYWRKLCKLRGKFSREDIKAAGLTRKFHSSILYNSSLCHQQVGYYKAVWCRLSLPKHRFLLWQVVNAQLLTCDNMLRFRVPLDSLLCPVCGSFDESHSHLFFECTLSKQVLDQIFEGTAFSTWPYEFDRWRIWLSSINNGFLFHISIMILAAVVYSIWRNRNGCIFDNYSRSATSITTEVKSLIHHRLNIVSKKKLSSQEQRVLSHFAM, via the exons ATGAGACTAAAGCATAAATTAAAGAGATTCAACATGGACTGTATTGGAGATATAGGAGTCCATTTTCAAAAAGCCAAGGACCAATTTCAGGAAGCTTTATTTCTTGCTCAACACCATCCTAGCAATCTTATGTTTCAAGACAATGTTAAGATTACAGCTGAAAATTTTAGAATTCAAGAGCAAAGATATCACAGTTTTTTGACTCAAAGAAGTAAGATAAATTGGCTGAGACAAGGTGATATGAATACTGCCTTTTTTCATGCATGTTTGAAGAAGCGTAAGGAGGCTAATAGAATAGCAACTTTCATAAATGAGCAAGGAAGGGTGGTGGATACTTACTTTGAAGTTGTTTCTCATTTTCTGAATCATTTTAGAGATATAATGGGGAGTCCCAGTTTTGCTTCCAAGGTGTTAAACAAACAGTGTGTTGATATGGGGTTAAAGCTTTCTTTAGATCAACAACTACTGTTATTGAAACCATTCACGCATAAGGAAATCAGAGCTGCCATGTTCAGTATTTCTAGCATCAAAACTCCGGGCCCAGATGGTTATGGTTCAGCATTCTTTAAGGTGATGTGGCAAGACATAGGTGATGAAGTTTGTAGAGCTATAGGTCAATTTTTTGAGACAGACTTCATACCAGAAGAGTTACTGAATACTTCATTGTCCTTGATCCCTAAAGTTGACAATCCTATTCGGGCAGTGGATTACAGGGCTATTGCAT GGTCTCTGTCATCAGTAAAAATTATTAAGAGCGTGATTGGGGAGTTTAGTTCTGTGACAGGGCTTCAAATTAATGAGAGCAAGTCTCAGGTCTTCTTTGGGGGAGTTTTAGCTGCTGAAAAAATGCAAATGTCTGCTGAATTGAATCTGTCAGAGGGATCATTTCCACTTAAATACCTTGGTGTCCCTATGAGACCTACCAAATGGAAGCATGAAGATTATGATATCATCATTCAAAAAATCAAAATGAGATTACACACTTGGGCAAGTAGGCACCTGTCATTTGCTGGCAGAATGCAACTGATTCATTTGGTTCTTTTTGGGCTGAGGAActattggatgagtatttttGTTCTTCCTCAAAGCATAATAAAGGAAGTTGAGAGGCTCTGTCGTGGTTTTCTATGGGGAGTTAATGGCAATAGATGCAAGATTCATATGGCTTCAAGGGAAAAGGTCTGTCTTCCTAAGGCTTATGGGGGGCTCGGCTTAAAAAATGGACAGATTTGGAATTATGCTATATTGGCTAAGTATATATGGGCGATCTCTGAGAAGCATGACCTGCTGTGGGTAAAATGGATAAATTCAATTTATCTGAAAGGCTCAGACTTCTGGTCCTATAGGCTGCCTCCAGATACCAGCTGGTACTGGAGGAAATTATGCAAACTGAGAGGCAAATTCAGTAGGGAAGATATTAAGGCTGCTGGTTTAACTAGGAAATTTCACTCCTCTATCTTATACAATAGTTCTCTGTGCCATCAACAGGTTGGCTACTACAAAGCAGTTTGGTGTAGATTATCTCTGCCTAAGCACAGATTCCTGTTATGGCAAGTTGTCAATGCGCAGCTGCTTACTTGTGATAACATGCTTCGGTTCAGAGTGCCTCTTGACTCTTTACTGTGCCCGGTTTGTGGTAGTTTTGATGAGAGTCATTCCCATTTGTTCTTTGAATGTACTCTGTCAAAACAGGTGTTGGATCAAATTTTTGAGGGGACGGCATTCAGTACTTGGCCTTATGAGTTTGATAGATGGAGGATCTGGCTTTCTAGCATAAATAATGGCTTCCTTTTTCATATATCTATCATGATATTAGCAGCTGTAGTATATAGCATCTGGAGGAATCGTAATGGTTGTATTTTTGACAATTACTCTAGGTCTGCTACTAGTATAACTACTGAAGTAAAATCTTTAATTCATCATCGGCTTAACATTGTTAGTAAGAAGAAGCTATCTTCCCAGGAGCAAAGAGTGTTATCACATTTTGCTATGTAA
- the LOC133800827 gene encoding short-chain dehydrogenase reductase 2a, with translation MYMQTETMPAQVMPEQALHGIHILGRENNTPTPRRLEGKVAIVTGGARGIGEATVKLFAKHGAKVVIGDVEDTAGKVLAETLGASVSFLHCDVSLEEDVENLIESTISRYGQLDILFNNAGVLGSQSKRKSIMEFDADEFDCVMRVNVKGVALGMKHAARAMIRRGGGGCIISTASVAGVMGGLGPHAYTASKHAIVGLTKNAACELGRYGIRVNCISPFGVATPMLINAWRSDGDGEGDDDECMSFGGMPCSDKEVEKMEDFVRGLANLKGPTLKPRDIAEAALYLASEESRYVSGHNLVVDGGVTTSRNCVGL, from the exons aTGTACATGCAAACTGAAACCATGCCGGCCCAAGTCATGCCTGAGCAAGCTCTTCATGGGATTCATATCTTGGGAAGGGAAAACAATACCCCCACTCCTAGAAG atTGGAGGGCAAAGTGGCAATCGTCACGGGTGGGGCGAGAGGCATAGGAGAAGCCACGGTGAAACTCTTCGCCAAACACGGCGCAAAGGTGGTGATCGGCGATGTAGAAGACACAGCCGGAAAAGTCCTCGCCGAAACACTAGGAGCCTCGGTTTCGTTTCTTCACTGCGATGTTAGCTTGGAAGAAGACGTAGAAAACCTCATCGAATCCACCATATCTCGGTACGGACAGCTCGATATTCTCTTCAACAATGCCGGGGTTCTCGGAAGCCAATCCAAGAGGAAGAGCATAATGGAATTCGACGCCGACGAATTCGACTGCGTGATGAGAGTGAACGTCAAGGGAGTCGCGCTCGGCATGAAGCACGCCGCCCGAGCCATGATTAGACGAGGCGGCGGCGGGTGCATTATCTCCACCGCCAGTGTTGCCGGCGTCATGGGTGGGCTCGGCCCCCACGCCTACACCGCCTCGAAGCATGCGATCGTGGGGTTGACGAAGAACGCCGCCTGCGAGTTGGGGCGGTATGGGATTAGGGTTAACTGCATTTCGCCGTTTGGGGTGGCCACTCCTATGCTCATCAATGCGTGGAGATCGGACGGTGATGGTGAAGGGGATGATGATGAGTGTATGAGCTTTGGTGGGATGCCTTGTAGTGATAAAGAAgttgagaaaatggaggattttgtTAGAGGACTTGCTAACTTGAAAGGTCCAACACTAAAGCCTAGGGATATTGCTGAGGCTGCTCTTTATCTTGCTAGTGAGGAATCTAGATATGTTAGTGGTCATAATCTAGTTGTAGATGGTGGAGTAACCACCTCAAGAAATTGTGTTGGTTTGTAA